In Malus sylvestris chromosome 15, drMalSylv7.2, whole genome shotgun sequence, a single genomic region encodes these proteins:
- the LOC126605050 gene encoding probable inactive receptor kinase At2g26730 produces MAVSFNAMVCFVLITLLALSGGPVNSEPTQDKQALLAFLSQTPHANRVQWNASVSACTWVGIICDDNQSYVYSLRLPGVGLIGSVPPNTLGRLTQLRVLSLRSNRLSGPIPTDFSNLTLLHNLYLQGNQFSGEFPTWLTRLERLNRLDLSSNNFTGSIPFAISNLTQLTGLFLENNGFSDKLPSIPAGKLASFNVSNNKLNGSIPASLSKFPASSFSGNLDLCGSPLPPCKPIFPPPTPSPESPPIIPVNKKSKKLSTAAIVAIAVGSALALFLLLLILFLCLRKRRRQQPAKPPKPPVTTRSVAAAEAGTSSSKDDITGASTEAERNKLVFFDGGVYSFDLEDLLRASAEVLGKGSVGTSYKAVLEEGTTVVVKRLKDVVVTKREFEMTMEVLGKIKHDNVVPLRAFYFSKDEKLLVYDYMSAGSLSALLHGSRGSGRTPLDWDNRMKIALSAARGIARLHVGKVIHGNIKSSNVLLRPDNDASVSDFGLNPLFGTSTPPNRVAGYRAPEVVETRKATFKSDVYSFGVLMLELLTGKAPNQASLGEEGIDLPRWVQSVVREEWTAEVFDVELMRFHNIEEEMVQLLQIAMACVSTVPDQRPAMQEVVRMIEDMNRAETDDALRQSSDDPSKGSDGHTPAAESRTPPSVTPTP; encoded by the exons ATGGCAGTGAGTTTTAATGCTATGGTGTGTTTCGTTCTCATTACGCTTCTGGCACTGAGTGGTGGACCAGTCAACTCGGAGCCGACTCAGGACAAGCAAGCCCTCCTTGCATTTCTATCCCAGACCCCACACGCGAACCGGGTCCAATGGAATGCGTCCGTTTCGGCCTGCACCTGGGTTGGAATCATCTGCGATGACAACCAGTCCTACGTCTACTCCCTCCGCCTCCCGGGCGTTGGCCTCATCGGCTCGGTCCCGCCCAACACACTCGGCCGGCTGACTCAGCTCCGGGTTTTAAGTCTCCGGTCTAACCGACTCTCTGGTCCAATTCCCACCGATTTCTCCAACCTAACTCTGCTCCACAACCTCTACCTTCAGGGGAACCAATTCTCGGGTGAGTTTCCGACTTGGTTGACCAGGTTGGAGCGGTTGAACCGGCTCGATCTCAGCTCTAACAACTTTACTGGTTCGATTCCGTTCGCCATTAGCAACCTGACCCAACTGACCGGgctttttcttgaaaacaacGGTTTCTCAGACAAGCTGCCCAGCATCCCAGCTGGCAAGCTGGCCAGTTTCAATGTTTCCAACAACAAACTCAACGGCTCAATCCCGGCGTCGCTATCCAAATTCCCCGCCTCCTCATTCTCCGGAAACTTAGATCTCTGCGGCAGCCCACTTCCGCCGTGTAAGCCAATTTTTCCGCCGCCCACTCCGTCTCCCGAGTCCCCGCCCATAATCCCAGTCAACAAGAAGTCCAAAAAGCTCTCCACAGCTGCCATTGTCGCCATCGCCGTGGGGTCCGCTCTAGCCCTGTTCCTGCTCCTTCTCATTCTCTTCCTCTGCCTCCGGAAACGGCGGCGTCAGCAGCCGGCGAAGCCCCCGAAGCCACCTGTAACGACACGGTCGGTGGCGGCGGCTGAGGCTGGAACATCATCATCGAAAGACGACATCACGGGAGCGTCCACCGAGGCGGAGAGAAACAAACTTGTGTTCTTCGACGGCGGAGTTTACAGCTTCGATTTGGAGGACTTATTAAGAGCGTCGGCGGAGGTTCTGGGGAAGGGGAGCGTGGGGACGTCGTACAAGGCGGTGCTGGAAGAAGGGACGACTGTGGTGGTGAAGCGGCTGAAGGACGTGGTGGTTACGAAGAGAGAGTTCGAGATGACAATGGAGGTTCTGGGGAAGATTAAGCACGACAATGTGGTGCCGCTGCGCGCGTTTTACTTCTCGAAAGACGAGAAATTGCTCGTCTACGACTATATGTCCGCCGGCAGCTTGTCTGCACTTCTCCACG GGAGTAGGGGCTCGGGCCGAACGCCACTTGACTGGGACAACCGCATGAAAATAGCGCTAAGCGCGGCGAGAGGAATAGCGCGCCTCCACGTAGGCAAGGTCATCCACGGCAACATTAAGTCATCCAACGTCCTGCTCCGGCCCGACAACGACGCCTCCGTTTCGGACTTCGGCCTCAACCCGCTCTTCGGAACCTCCACGCCGCCGAACCGGGTGGCGGGATACCGCGCGCCGGAGGTGGTGGAGACCCGAAAGGCCACGTTCAAATCCGACGTGTACAGCTTTGGCGTGTTGATGCTGGAGCTGTTGACCGGGAAAGCGCCCAATCAGGCGTCGCTTGGGGAGGAGGGAATTGACCTCCCGCGGTGGGTGCAGTCGGTGGTCCGGGAGGAGTGGACGGCGGAGGTGTTCGACGTCGAGCTAATGAGGTTCCACAACATTGAGGAGGAGATGGTGCAGCTTTTACAAATCGCCATGGCGTGCGTGTCCACCGTACCCGATCAAAGACCCGCAATGCAGGAGGTGGTCCGCATGATCGAAGATATGAACCGAGCTGAGACAGATGACGCTTTAAGACAGTCGTCCGATGATCCATCGAAAGGATCCGACGGTCATACTCCTGCCGCTGAGTCGAGGACCCCACCCAGCGTCACACCCACTCCTTAG